A genome region from Anaerolineae bacterium includes the following:
- a CDS encoding PaaI family thioesterase — protein sequence MSFLKDETARLWQAARSLYRTVVSLDAQGALVDAVEREALAIVAHLAEALAATEYDAGPQHLEAARSAALALLGLLSLWEDEPPPATWLTVKEQARRLVRQLDDALAHPESFAGHGHALFVAEPATLPAKEALPVSLDLLQPNSRHCFVCGVENPCGLQMRFFQTGPGEVTAYYRAPLCFQGYPGVVHGGIQASMLDEALGRAVMGTDPDSARLFYTARMTITYRQHVPVEQTLRIVGRVLKDRGRAVRSWAAIYNEADELLTEAEGLLLAVPEEEARQMDTEALGWQVYPLKIEG from the coding sequence ATGTCTTTCCTAAAGGATGAGACGGCACGATTGTGGCAGGCGGCACGGTCGCTTTACCGCACCGTGGTTTCGTTGGACGCCCAGGGGGCGCTGGTGGATGCCGTGGAACGCGAGGCGCTAGCCATCGTCGCCCACTTGGCCGAGGCCCTGGCCGCGACGGAGTATGACGCTGGCCCTCAACATTTGGAGGCCGCACGGAGCGCAGCGCTGGCGTTGTTGGGATTGCTTTCGCTTTGGGAGGACGAGCCACCCCCTGCTACCTGGCTCACGGTGAAGGAGCAGGCCCGGCGGCTGGTCAGGCAACTGGATGATGCCCTGGCACACCCTGAGAGCTTTGCCGGGCATGGCCATGCGTTGTTCGTGGCCGAACCTGCCACGTTGCCGGCGAAAGAGGCCCTCCCGGTGAGCCTGGACCTTTTGCAGCCTAATTCGCGCCATTGTTTCGTCTGCGGCGTAGAGAACCCTTGTGGGCTGCAGATGCGCTTTTTCCAGACCGGTCCGGGCGAAGTGACGGCATACTATCGCGCGCCCCTGTGCTTCCAGGGGTATCCCGGCGTGGTGCACGGCGGCATTCAAGCCTCGATGCTCGATGAGGCTTTAGGTCGCGCGGTCATGGGTACCGATCCGGATTCGGCCCGCCTGTTCTACACCGCCAGGATGACCATCACTTATCGGCAGCATGTGCCCGTCGAGCAAACATTGCGCATCGTGGGGCGCGTACTCAAGGATCGAGGCCGCGCCGTGCGTTCCTGGGCGGCCATCTACAATGAGGCAGACGAATTGCTCACCGAAGCCGAAGGTCTGTTGCTGGCTGTGCCTGAAGAAGAGGCCCGTCAAATGGACACCGAGGCCCTGGGGTGGCAGGTGTATCCGTTGAAAATAGAAGGATAG